One stretch of Bombus terrestris chromosome 5, iyBomTerr1.2, whole genome shotgun sequence DNA includes these proteins:
- the LOC100642841 gene encoding two pore potassium channel protein sup-9 isoform X1, translated as MKRQNVRTLSLVVCTFTYLLIGAAVFDALESNTERKRWEFLSEVRRNMIKKYNITQEDYIMLEIVIIENKPHKAGPQWKFAGAFYFATLVLAMIGYGHSTPVTIGGKAFCMAYAMVGIPLGLIMFQSIGERLNKFASVVIKRAKTYLRCQKTEATEINLMFATGLLSSIIITTGAAVFSRYEGWSYFDSFYYCFVTLTTIGFGDYVALQNDHALSNKPGYVALSLVFILFGLAVVAASINLLVLRFMTMNTGDARRDEELQPASHHVLTLDGEVVAVNGKLLAGHVPIVHDTDDCVSVCSCTCLGPPNSELLDQGYQGYRPPSISSLRVKRASV; from the exons ATGAAGAGGCAGAATGTGAGGACTTTGTCTTTGGTAGTGTGTACGTTTACTTATTTACTGATTGGCGCGGCGGTTTTCGACGCGTTGGAATCGAACACGGAGAGGAAGCGCTGGGAGTTTTTATCGG AGGTTCGTCGAAACATGATCAAGAAGTACAACATCACGCAGGAAGATTACATAATGTTGGAGAttgttataatagaaaataagcCACACAAAGCAGGCCCTCAATGGAAATTCGCTGGTGCCTTTTATTTCGCGACTCTTGTGCTTGCTATGATAG GGTACGGACACTCAACGCCAGTCACCATAGGAGGAAAAGCATTCTGCATGGCATACGCCATGGTGGGCATTCCTCTCGGTCTGATAATGTTCCAGAGTATCGGTGAACGTCTGAACAAGTTCGCCTCTGTAGTCATCAAACGAGCAAAGACGTATTTAAGATGCCAGAAAACAGAAGCAACCGAGATTAATCTAATGTTCGCGACTGGTTTACTTTCGAGCATAATTATCACGACTGGAGCTGCTGTGTTCTCGCGTTACGAGGGATGGAGCTACTTCGACAGCTTCTACTACTGTTTTGTCACGCTGACTACCATCGGTTTTGGTGATTACGTCGCCTTACAG AATGATCACGCACTTTCCAATAAACCTGGATACGTGGCCTTAAGCTTAGTCTTTATACTATTCGGCCTGGCCGTCGTCGCTGCTAGCATAAACTTACTCGTCCTCCGCTTTATGACGAT GAACACGGGTGACGCTCGTCGCGACGAAGAGCTTCAACCAGCTTCTCATCACGTGTTAACACTAGACGGTGAGGTGGTCGCtgtaaatggaaaattattagcTGGCCACGTGCCCATAGTTCACGACACGGATGACTGTGTAAGCGTATGCTCGTGCACGTGTCTAGGACCACCGAATTCTGAGCTTCTGGATCAAGGTTACCAAGGCTACAGGCCTCCTTCAATTTCGAGCCTTCGCGTGAAACGTGCATCCGTCTGA
- the LOC100642841 gene encoding two pore potassium channel protein sup-9 isoform X2 produces the protein MNILEVRRNMIKKYNITQEDYIMLEIVIIENKPHKAGPQWKFAGAFYFATLVLAMIGYGHSTPVTIGGKAFCMAYAMVGIPLGLIMFQSIGERLNKFASVVIKRAKTYLRCQKTEATEINLMFATGLLSSIIITTGAAVFSRYEGWSYFDSFYYCFVTLTTIGFGDYVALQNDHALSNKPGYVALSLVFILFGLAVVAASINLLVLRFMTMNTGDARRDEELQPASHHVLTLDGEVVAVNGKLLAGHVPIVHDTDDCVSVCSCTCLGPPNSELLDQGYQGYRPPSISSLRVKRASV, from the exons ATGAATATTTTAG AGGTTCGTCGAAACATGATCAAGAAGTACAACATCACGCAGGAAGATTACATAATGTTGGAGAttgttataatagaaaataagcCACACAAAGCAGGCCCTCAATGGAAATTCGCTGGTGCCTTTTATTTCGCGACTCTTGTGCTTGCTATGATAG GGTACGGACACTCAACGCCAGTCACCATAGGAGGAAAAGCATTCTGCATGGCATACGCCATGGTGGGCATTCCTCTCGGTCTGATAATGTTCCAGAGTATCGGTGAACGTCTGAACAAGTTCGCCTCTGTAGTCATCAAACGAGCAAAGACGTATTTAAGATGCCAGAAAACAGAAGCAACCGAGATTAATCTAATGTTCGCGACTGGTTTACTTTCGAGCATAATTATCACGACTGGAGCTGCTGTGTTCTCGCGTTACGAGGGATGGAGCTACTTCGACAGCTTCTACTACTGTTTTGTCACGCTGACTACCATCGGTTTTGGTGATTACGTCGCCTTACAG AATGATCACGCACTTTCCAATAAACCTGGATACGTGGCCTTAAGCTTAGTCTTTATACTATTCGGCCTGGCCGTCGTCGCTGCTAGCATAAACTTACTCGTCCTCCGCTTTATGACGAT GAACACGGGTGACGCTCGTCGCGACGAAGAGCTTCAACCAGCTTCTCATCACGTGTTAACACTAGACGGTGAGGTGGTCGCtgtaaatggaaaattattagcTGGCCACGTGCCCATAGTTCACGACACGGATGACTGTGTAAGCGTATGCTCGTGCACGTGTCTAGGACCACCGAATTCTGAGCTTCTGGATCAAGGTTACCAAGGCTACAGGCCTCCTTCAATTTCGAGCCTTCGCGTGAAACGTGCATCCGTCTGA
- the LOC100644168 gene encoding potassium/sodium hyperpolarization-activated cyclic nucleotide-gated channel 1-like, with the protein MDSGVKPHICALKNSDKYYMFGSDEDITCKNIWINMFQINGKTPRAKIFFESMAHVCAERRRHALIHWWIIHPCSSWRFLWDLVMTVVYMVGFLTIPFSVSFIVMSHDRIRMDKFNFLIYAFCWMDIVCNCFTGYYDKKLMQMELAPFKIFMYFLYVYLFRMQNSHIEYFLNYLKTFLILDILSSLPWDHITLPWRSLPGRESNHLVSLLNLLPCLKLSRYGYVNMRISELFSVIHFEVMHFYYELFSTFMLAFYIMYWSSCLYYLIPVLVLHFSNSLPEQYNLINVIQECPECWMTGLDSSSIPSRFQYTLFIVVEKLAASGYGGYVPRTNGHIVLSFVLILIGRVLECYIAVMLIQIKAGKQASESKFQEIINQLCAYTSQKQLPKHMKIRLLAYYYYRFRNSYFREKSILSNLSEQLRQEIALQSSHRLVENVAIFKDLPKYVLRSIIKNLKFELYLPNDVIIKAGAYGDCMFFLSAGTVAVLTPTGKEICHLDDGAHFGEVALLVGEQRRVASVIAIEVCEVYRLDRKDFRKCISVHTELFAKIERLATERIERAMIIEEHHKRHLKRSSAQADHRKTVARY; encoded by the exons ATGGATTCCGGCGTGAAGCCCCATATCTGTGCCTTAAAAAATAGTGACAAATATTACATGTTCGGTTCAGATGAAGACATCACGTGTAAAAATATATGGATAAACATGTTCCAAATCAATGGGAAAACACCGAGGgcgaaaatatttttcgaaagtaTGGCGCACGTGTGTGCCGAGAGAAGAAGGCATGCTTTGATACATTGGTGGATTATTCATCCTTGCAGCAGTTGGAG ATTTCTATGGGACTTGGTAATGACAGTGGTATATATGGTCGGCTTTCTGACGATCCCATTTTCCGTCAGTTTTATTGTCATGAGTCACGATAGAATTCGAATggataaattcaattttttaatttacgctTTTTGCTGGATGGATATAGTATGCAATTGCTTCACTGGATATTACGACAAGAAACTCATGCAGATGGAATTGGCTCCCTTCAAGATATTCATGTACTTTCTTTATGTATATCTTTTTAGAATGCAGAATTCgcatatagaatatttttt GAACTATTTAAAAACCTTTCTTATATTGGATATCCTTTCCTCATTGCCATGGGATCACATAACTTTGCCATGGCGAAGTCTTCCTGGAAGAGAATCTAATCATTTAGTTTCTCTACTCAATCTCTTACCTTGTTTGAAGCTGTCGCGTTATGGCTACGTTAATATGCGAATCTCCGAGCTTTTTAGCGTAATC CATTTCGAAGTGATGCACTTTTATTACGAACTATTTTCCACCTTCATGTTGGCATTTTACATAATGTATTGGTCTTCGTGTCTGTATTACTTGATACCAGTGTTAGTTTTACACTTCAGTAACTCTTTACCAGAA caatataatttaataaacgttaTACAGGAATGTCCCGAATGTTGGATGACAGGGTTAGACAGCAGCAGCATACCTTCCAGGTTTCAATATACACTCTTTATCGTCGTAGAGAAATTAGCAGCGAGTGGTTACGGTGGCTACGTGCCAAGAACAAACGGTCACATTGTATTGAGCTTTGTTCTTATACTCATTGGTAGAGTGCTCGAATGTTACATTGCAG TGATGCTGATTCAAATAAAAGCAGGAAAACAAGCATCGGAATcgaaatttcaagaaataataaatcagTTATGCGCTTACACGAGTCAAAAACAATTACCAAAGCACATGAAGATTCGTCTTCTGGCTTATTACTATTATCGTTTCAGGAATAGTTACTTTCGCGAAAAGTCTATCTTATCTAATTTATCAG AACAATTACGTCAAGAGATTGCGCTTCAATCGAGCCATCGTTTAGTCGAAAATGTAGCAATATTCAAGGACTTACCCAAATACGTTTTACGATCCATCataaagaatttgaaattcgaGCTTTATCTACCTAACGACGTGATCATCAAAGCAGGAGCTTATGGCGATTGTATGTTTTTTTTATCTGCTGGAACTGTCGCTGTACTAACACCCACTGGGAAAGAG aTCTGTCACCTGGACGACGGAGCCCATTTTGGAGAAGTAGCGCTTCTAGTTGGTGAACAAAGAAGAGTCGCAAGCGTGATCGCGATTGAAGTGTGCGAAGTGTACCGTTTGGATCGCAAAGATTTTCGAAAGTGTATCTCCGTGCACACGGAATTATTCGCGAAGATCGAGAGACTCGCGACCGAGAGGATCGAGAGAGCTATGATCATTGAAGAACACCATAAACGTCATCTTAAACGAAGTTCTGCTCAAGCTGATCATAGAAAAACTGTAGCACGTTACTAA